ATGTTTGGACTGGTGGTCTTGATGGCCTTCTTCATCGCTGCGAGTAATGGGGCCAACTTTGCCATTGTGCCTCATGTGCATCCCACTGCCAATGGTAAGCTCAGCGTCCTCTTCCATCAGGCGTACGCTAATAGGCCCAGGAATCGTCTCCGGGTTTGTTGGAGGAATGGGGAACTTTGGTGGAATCGCCTTTGCTATTATCTTCCGCTACAACGGCACACACTACGATCGAGCTTTGTGGATTATCGGGGCGATTGTTGCAGGGGTCAACATTTGTGTTTCTTGGATTAGGCCTGTCCCTCGGACATAGATCACGCTACAGTAAGAGACTAATCAAGCATCATTCCTCACCATCCTTGGTCTGCCTCACTTCCTCGTGAACCTCGCTGGTCAACGTCACAGCCAACACAGACGGTATGGCGACTACCAGCGCCCCCATACAGAGCCCCCAGTCCATTGCAAACTGCGTCATGGCCGGCTTGGCCAGCGCATTCAAGCGCCACGCCATCGCGCCCCCAGTCGCCTGGAACGTCTTGTACGCGCCGACAAGGATGGCCGCCACGGCGGGGGAATTCGATCGCGCGCCCATCAACCAGTAGCAAAATCCCTGCCAAAAGGCGTCGTAGGCCCCATAGAAGATATACAGGAAAATCGGACCGGTGGACAGCCCGCTCTGCGTGTAGTCGATGTCCTGTTTATGCCCCTGGGCCATGCGCCGATCATACCATTTCTGGAACGCATACCCCCCGCCCCAGATGGCCATGCCGGTCGCGAAGAGGAACAGCCAGCCCACCCGTGCGCGGTTCTGGCGGTTCACCCGCGGCATATCGAGGATCAGGCCGATGACGAGACCGCCCAGCATCTGCGCGATCCAGTACAGGGACCCGTTCAGCGACCGCGTGCGGATGTTGAAGGTCATCCCGTTGACGATGTTCTGCTGGTACGAGTAGAAGACGTTCGCGCAGAAGAACATGGGGATCATGCAGAGGACCCGCCAGTCCGTCATGGTCTGGGCCGTCAACTGGGCCGTTCGCCGCCagttcttctccgtctcggCCGTGGGCTGCAGCCCTTGCACGCGGACGGACGCGGGCGGACAGATCAGGGACCCGAGCAGCCAGCcgatggccatgatgatcagcaGGGCGATGTAGGTGCCGTCTGTGACGGTCCCGCTGTGCGAGTGGTAATTGAGACCAAAGCTGGCGAGCGAGCCCACCCCGCCGCcgaggttgaagatgatccAGAAGGCGGCGATGGCTCGGCCTTTTTGGGATTCCGGCACGTACGTCGTCATGATGGCTCCTTGCGCCACCCACAGGAAGGACGCTCCGACCCCGAGAATGGCACCGGCGGCGATGACGAACGCGCCGTTGGCGGTGTCTACAGAGTCAGTATTGGTCATTGCAGGGGGAACGGGTTCATACGGTTGAAGCATAATAGACTTCCCGAGTATAAGGAGTAGGTCCATCCGCCGATCAGCAAGCACACTCGAGGTCCGACACGGTCGAAGATTGGTCCGACGATGAACAAAGCCGTAGCAGCTGTTGCCGCGAGCAGGGCTACTGTCGCGTTGGCAGCAACTGTCGGGTCGACCTGTCCGGAGCCTCCCAAGCCGGAGAGAGCATTGTACATCTGCAACCAACCTTAGTGACGGACTGAAGCAGTTGAAGGAAACCATACCCCCGGGCAACAGAAACAGATGAAGCTGATCAGCAAGATTTGGAACCATGAGTGTGTGTAGATCCGATATGGCAGTGACCGCTGTTGGGAGACTCCGCCCGACTCCACGGCggcatcatcttgatgaaaCTCATTGAGGCCCATACTGAAAGTTGGTCAGTCAGATCGTTCGATTGTGGAATATGGAAGAGAGCAGGAGGAGTTTCTGCCGCTTTTATCTCGCCATGATAAGGCCGGGGTGGCCTTGTCCCTTGCGACCAAAATGCGGAGTTAGCAGGCCAATGGGTAGGCGATCCCTTCGGCGATGCTTGGTCAGTTCGTAGATAACATACATGGCTAACGCATAAGAGATATCCTGTGGTAGATCGCTATACGACTCCAGCCCGCTACTGGTCGGATAGGATATCTGCATTCTCCACAGGCACGTTCTATACGACCGGGATTGGCACTCTTAACCGAGTCAATGTAACCCTGTCAAGTAACCCCCACGCGACACGCCGCTAACCGAGGAGATACAATATACAGTTCCTGGAACCACACTACTGCAGGGCCTTTTGTCGTTGTTGTCCACATACATTCGGGACACGCATGGCAACATGGATCTGGCCAACCTGTCACAGCTTCAGACCGAAGCCGTCAATCCCCGGACGGCGCAGATCGATCAGATCTCGACCCTGGAGATGTGCCGATTGATCAACGAAGAGGATCATTGCGTCGCCCCTAGTCTCACACCATGCATCCGCCAGATTGCCGCCGCCATTGATGCGCTCAGTCCACGCGTGCGAAACGGCGGACGAGTCATCTACGTCGGTGCAGGGACAAGTGGAAGGTCAGGACCCCTGTCCAACACGTATCTCGCCGAAAGGATGCGTAACTGATCTAGACGACAGACTCGGGATCCTCGATGCATCCGAGATCCCTCCGACCTTTGCTGCTCCGCCATCTCAATTTGTCGGGCTGATTGCGGGCGGTGATGCGGCTATTCGACGAGCACAAGAAGGGGCCGAAGACAGTGTCGCCGCGGGCGAAGCCGATATGCAAGCGTTGAAGCTCAACACAGAACTGGACAGCGTCATCGGTATCGCTGCATCTGGCCGTACGCCATACGTCCTCGGGTGTTTGGCATTCGCGAAACAGATCGGCTGTCTCACCATCGGTGTAGTGTGCGCTTCTCCCTCGGCAATGGGATCATCCGGGACAGTCGACTTCTTGATTGCCCCGCTGCCAGGGCCGGAGGTCGTCACGGGCAGTACCCGGTTGAAGGCGGGAACGGCGACCAAGATGGTCCTGAATATGCTCAGCACAGGCACCATGATCCGGACGGGCAAGACTTTTGGAAACCTGGTATGTGTTGCAGCAAGTGGGAAGAATGCGATTGACCGATTCAGATGGTAGATCTTGTCGCCTCCAATTTGAAGCTGGAACAGCGATCGCGCAATATCCTACGAAGGCTGAGTGCTCGGTGTGACGGTATGACAGACGCCGAGCTGGACGCGTTGCTGGCAAGATGCAAGGGAAGGGTAAAGCTAGCTCTTCTTGTGGCCGAAACGGGCGAAGCGGTTGAACAGTGCGAGGAGAGGTTGGCATCTGCAGGTGGCGTCCTCGCCAAGGCTTTCGAAACGTCTTTGGCCGGGGTCACGGATGTCCAGACGCCTCCTGCAGAGAGACAGTATGTGCTTTGCATTGACGGCGGAGGGACCAAGTGCGCGGCTGTGATCGCGGACCTGCAAGGCACCGTTGTTGGGCGAGGGACGACAGGACCATGTAATCTGTACGCTTTTATATACGGTCTTTGGGGATACTGCTGACGTCGACAGGACCGATGGCAACGGCATGGAAGAGGTGATTCAGACACTCATGACTGCTACGAAGGACGCTTTGCCCACGACTGTTTCACCTGCAGACTCCCAACTTGGATTGTTGTTCAAGTCAGTCTGGATTGGCTTGGCGGGAATTGACCGGAAGAATTTCCGAGCGTCTCTCCTACCAAAGATTTGCGAGTGCTTTGGCTTGACGGAGAAGGACATTCGGCTGACAAACGACGTGGATCTGCTGGTGGCCGCTGCGACTTCCCACCGCGACTGTTCATCTGCAGTCGTCGTCATTGCTGGAACCGGCAGCGTCGCCATGCGATACAACCGAAGTGTCGATGGCAGTGAGTACTCTCGAGTCGCTCGATCCGGCGGCTGGGGTCACATCTTGGGTGACGAAGGAGGCGGATATGCCATCGGATTGGAGGCGATCAAATACACCTTGACTGTTCTCGAGGAAATGAGACTCGGCATACGTACTGAACCATTGGGGCTGTTGGAGCAGGCAGTTCTAAAACGACTGGGATGTGCCAGCTGCGGACCAAAGCAGATTGATCTTCTCAGTGAGATCCTGGTTCAACAGCACAAACAGACGATCAAAGCTCGTATTGCAGGTATGGCCGAAGTGGTGCTCAGCCTGAACGGACAGAGCGACACGTCCTCGGCCATTGTCAGCCGACAACTTGACTACTTGGCAAGTCGGACTGTAGGACGTTTGTTGGATCCTGCTTGTGCTGGATACATTCCTACAGAACATTCCGGTCTGATTCTTTCCGGCAGTATCCTCAACAATCAAGCTTATCAGGATCAATTTCTCAATGTGCTTGCGAAGAGCGGGGCCAAGTTCGCCTATGTGGAGAGAGTATCTGATGCAGGCCTCCTGGGCGTACGGCATCTGACATCGCCTTGAGCGTATCTTGTGGGAATGTATTAGCAATCACTGTAGATTTCTTTCCAAAGACCCTAGTGAGACAGCGATTCTCGAGTCTGGGTCTTTCACATTCTACTTGCAGGCTGTGATTGAGTTGAGTGTGGTGCTTTTTGGTATCTGCCAGGCCTACGATATTGGGGAATTTGAGAGATTAATGCCCAATTGTGAACTGTGGGCCTGCAAGGAACAGAACAAGAGAGTGGACATATACTTCACAGTGGGAAACAAACCAGTATTAATTGATTATTCGAGCGTGAAGACGAGCCATATGAGCGGGTACTAATTTGAACCTAAAATCTTGTTGTATTGCTGGCAGTCTTTGAGACCTAATTGTGTCCCCTACTTCTAATGAATGCATAcccggggggggggggggggggggggggggaagggcAGCAAGGAAGTAGACCTGCAACGCAGACAGATGCCGGCTCACTCGGTAACGATCAACCGTGCCCATTTCTCAGGGTCAATCAGTCCGACTTTGTTGGCGTCCTCATAATATCGGCAAAACTTGTCCCATATCGACATCCTCGCTGGCCTGCTCATAGATCTCATTCATACGGCAACGCTTGCTGGAGAGGTGCCAGGTGACATAGCCGTACATAAATCGAGTCAACCTGACCAGGAGCCACAGGTCCTTATTCTTGAAAACGTACATCGCCTGCTTACTGACACGGAGTAGGTTGTGGGTAAGCTTTTGAACGGCTTCTTGGGCCAATTTACATCCAACTATCATCATATCTTACTGCACTGAAGCAACCATGTCGAACAAAAGGATCCTCAAGGAGCTTCACTTATGAGTTCAAAGAAAACTTTCACTCGTAAAATTCACCTATCAAGTGGCCATCATGGGGCCTCCTAGCAGTGACACGTGTAGGTGACTTTCATACTACATCATTATGCGAAACCCCACCATTTAATATCCTCATCACCCTGAATTGGAACGGGATGCCCAACTCCTTCCGCCCAGATGCCGTCTAGTTTGTCTCCTAGAACATACGTCGTCCATCGCCTCCTAGGGGTATTGGCTAGTAGCTCATCGGGAGTGGTATCATACCGGAGCACCGAAGCCCACGCAGCAAGTGTCGTGTTAAACGCAGCTGATCCGATAACTGTATCTTCAGATCCCAGATAGATTTGTATCTTCGGATAGGTTCCAGTATAGCCTGGGTACATGCTTCGAATGTTGCTCGCGGAACCAGCAGAGTATATGATAACCCCTTTGAAGACGTCTGGATATGTTCCTGCCATCGTATTCTGCATGGGTCCGTTATTTAGCTACTAAATGGATTGCAAATGTGGATTACTTACAGCCATAGTACCACCGGATGACACACCCGATACATATACCTTGCTTGCATCAGCGCTGTAGGTATTGAGGACATATTTGGCCATATTCGCAATTGACTGGCTAGTGCCTCCGCCTTCGTGTACAAGAGACTCGCTCGAAGCTGCATCCCAAGCCCCTTGGGGAGACTCAGGGTAGACGGCAATAAAGCCATATATATCGGCGAGTCTTGCGTATGGCGTAGATTGGTATTGTTGTTGAGCGTTCCAGAAGCCCCATGAAGGGAGACAACTATTCCAGGCGATGCAGCTAAGGTGTCCGGGACATAGATGTACATCCTAATACTCGCTGGGTTTCCCCCGAAATTGGTGACCTCAGTCAATGTGGCACGTTTTATGAGCGGAGATGCATAGCACATCAGATAGGGGAGAGTGGTCGCCAATAGGGTGAGCAACGACATCATACTGATGCTTCTTCAAAGATTGACATAAGAATTGTAGTAAAGACAGAAGTAGGGGGATCTTCATGGATAAGCCCGGCCAAACCAGGGAGTATTTATAGCATGGCTAAGACAGGCGGAGAGGCCCATGCCTGCACCGCATTGTGCGACTTCTGTAGTACCCCAGGTTATCTTTGCTGATGAAAGTGTGAGAATGCGGAGCCCCGCAAGGGGAGCAGTTCAATCCCCGAGGGCACGCCATGCGGAGGACGCAATTTCCATTTTAAGAATATCCGATGGACCACATCGAAAGTCAAGGTTAGTTGGTGGCGGGCTAATATACCTAGTTCTAGCTCGGCCTATGAGACCGATGCGCGAGACAATCCAAAGTCCAAACCCACAAGCGGCGCGCCCAGTCAGAGAATCTAGTCGCCAGAGACGTTGTCGTGAAACGACGTCCGCATGACTAAAATCCTCTTGTTGTGCTGTTGACACGTCAGGATATCCAATTAAGCAGGGGTTTTGTGCCTTGTCCCAGATATCGAGGGAGCTAAATGTCTCATTTCGTTTGCACTGCGTGTATACCTAGCTTTGCCCCTCCTATTCTCTATCACCTCTCGAGAATATGTTGACCATGCTGACTGTCAAGGTGGGCCCCTCATATGGGCATCTTGGACTTCATTGTGATCTAGCAATGCACTCTGTAAAGTGCGAAGCTTGTTCGGGGAAGGACATTCGCCTCATGCTCTGGTTCATTACTTGGTGCTCGATTCCTATCTTGTCTAAGTAATCCACTGCAAGACAAAGTCACTGCATAGGGTCTGTTCCTTCCATAGACACCGGCTGACCGCGGTGTCAAGGCTCAAATACCTTCCCGGGGTTCATCAAAAAACTATGATCGTCAGTCTTTAGAAATCGGCCCCAGGGCGTGGGACGTACTGAGGGTCTAAACTCCGCTTCAGAGCTCGCATTACAGCGATAGTTTGTGGCCCAAGTTCCTCCACAAGGCACTCCTTTTTGCCCAAGCCGATGCCGTGTTCGCCCTAGAAAAACCTGTCAATCAATGATAAAATGAAGGCTTCTGGGACGTAACGTACGGAGACAGTCCCTTCCATCTCAACCGCTCTGCGGACCATTTTCCTGACGCATTCGCGTACTCCATGCGCCTGAGACGGGTCACTTGGATCGTACATGACCGCTTGATGGAAATTCCCGTCGCCAACATGCCCCAGGACGCTGGAAAACAATCCCAATGAACTCGATTCCGTTTTCGATAATTCTGGCAGCACACAGACCATTAGCATTTTCCACGTATACTCAACGACAATAGGCAGACTGACCAATGATCTCGGGTAGGCTAGATAATGGCACGGCAACATCGGTGGACCATATCTGCGTGCCCTCCGGCCTCTGTGCACACATGGCCCACACGGCTTCCTTCCGAGCAGACCATAGGTTACGCATCTCTTTCTCTGTCCGCGCAAACTCGAACGCACTGCCTCCTTCCTGAGAGATGATTTTTTCGACTCTCGCAATATCAGCGGATACAGACTGCTCGGTACCCGAAAACCTATCTGTCTTTCAGCAAGGAATGTATAAGCCGGCCAGGAAGTTATTTTGTCCACTTACTTGAACATTAGCGTGGGCTTCTCCTCCCAGAGTCTCCCCCCCGCACCGCCATTCTTGTTGATAACTTGCATCTGTACCTCATCCATAAGCTCTACGGCAGCGACTGGAATCCCCTGGCGCATAATCTTTGTGGCGCATGCTACTGCGTTCCGGACGGATGAAAAAGTAGCAACTGCAGCACTTTGGGTTTCCGGGATCGGTGCGAGCTTGAGTGTAATTTCTGTAATCATGCCTAACGTACCCTCAGAGCCAGTAAATAGGGCGTTGAGGTTGTAGCCAGCTGATGATTTCCTATTTCAAGTTAACTGATTGACCAGTGTCGCGGGTGGCGGGGATCACGATACCGTGGTCGGTGTCGAGTTTTGATGACCGAGCCATCTGCCAGGACGACCGTCAGATTGATAACCCAGTCCTTCATCGTACCGTATCTGACTGCGTTTGTTCCGCTTCCAAGTTCAATCAGCTTTTTCATGGCGCTTTGCCTCGCGTGTTAATGTCTCAAGCCGAGATGGGGAATAATACCTGCAATTCGTCGCAACCATACCACCGATATGTGCCTGTATGTCATATCAGTCGAAGAAATAGCCTAGTAGGCAAAGGGCACACGTACAGTTGGACTCGGATccatgggcaagaagagcccactctccttgatcttctcgttgAGATCTACCCAGTTGACTCCGGGTTGGACAACGACGTCCATACTACCAAATATCAGCTAAATACCTTCTAACCAACGCGGAGAGACACACTCGTCTTCGTGAAGAGCAATGATCTTGTTCATCTGAGAGAAATCGATACTGATTCCCGAATGTGGAGTGGTGAAGTTTCCCTCGACGCTGGATCCACCACCAAAGGGGACTATCTGCGTCAAAAGCTGTTCTGAAGTCCAAAATAGAATTTCTTACTCATTGGAATCTTATATTTAGAACATATCCGAGCGATTAATGAAACTTCTTCAGTGGTCTTTGGCGTCACAACAGCTACTGGTCTTGCTGCACAGTGCGATGTCGACACCTCCGAGTACGAATGCAAGTCAACGTCATCTCTATCTGTTGTCACTGACTCTGGGCCAAGTGCACCGGAGATTTCGCGAACACCCTAACAGTCGTGGAAGGATGCAGTCAGAACCCTGCGTCATCATATACATGGTTAACCATACCTTCAACATGACTTCTTCATCGGCATACTGAGCCGCCGCCGGTGGAACCTGAGAAGAATTTGACTGGGAAAGCTGCCAGAGACTGAATCCTAGTCCTGTCACGCCAACACCAAAGGCTGTAAAAGACCACGAGCTGGAAAAGGATTGGGGGAAACTCGGATTACCCCTTCTTGTGCCATGACTG
The DNA window shown above is from Aspergillus fumigatus Af293 chromosome 1, whole genome shotgun sequence and carries:
- a CDS encoding putative MFS transporter; the encoded protein is MGLNEFHQDDAAVESGGVSQQRSLPYRIYTHSWFQILLISFICFCCPGMYNALSGLGGSGQVDPTVAANATVALLAATAATALFIVGPIFDRVGPRVCLLIGGWTYSLYSGSLLCFNHTANGAFVIAAGAILGVGASFLWVAQGAIMTTYVPESQKGRAIAAFWIIFNLGGGVGSLASFGLNYHSHSGTVTDGTYIALLIIMAIGWLLGSLICPPASVRVQGLQPTAETEKNWRRTAQLTAQTMTDWRVLCMIPMFFCANVFYSYQQNIVNGMTFNIRTRSLNGSLYWIAQMLGGLVIGLILDMPRVNRQNRARVGWLFLFATGMAIWGGGYAFQKWYDRRMAQGHKQDIDYTQSGLSTGPIFLYIFYGAYDAFWQGFCYWLMGARSNSPAVAAILVGAYKTFQATGGAMAWRLNALAKPAMTQFAMDWGLCMGALVVAIPSVLAVTLTSEVHEEVRQTKDGEE
- a CDS encoding putative glucokinase regulator family protein, which encodes MDLANLSQLQTEAVNPRTAQIDQISTLEMCRLINEEDHCVAPSLTPCIRQIAAAIDALSPRVRNGGRVIYVGAGTSGRLGILDASEIPPTFAAPPSQFVGLIAGGDAAIRRAQEGAEDSVAAGEADMQALKLNTELDSVIGIAASGRTPYVLGCLAFAKQIGCLTIGVVCASPSAMGSSGTVDFLIAPLPGPEVVTGSTRLKAGTATKMVLNMLSTGTMIRTGKTFGNLMVDLVASNLKLEQRSRNILRRLSARCDGMTDAELDALLARCKGRVKLALLVAETGEAVEQCEERLASAGGVLAKAFETSLAGVTDVQTPPAERQYVLCIDGGGTKCAAVIADLQGTVVGRGTTGPCNLTDGNGMEEVIQTLMTATKDALPTTVSPADSQLGLLFKSVWIGLAGIDRKNFRASLLPKICECFGLTEKDIRLTNDVDLLVAAATSHRDCSSAVVVIAGTGSVAMRYNRSVDGSEYSRVARSGGWGHILGDEGGGYAIGLEAIKYTLTVLEEMRLGIRTEPLGLLEQAVLKRLGCASCGPKQIDLLSEILVQQHKQTIKARIAGMAEVVLSLNGQSDTSSAIVSRQLDYLASRTVGRLLDPACAGYIPTEHSGLILSGSILNNQAYQDQFLNVLAKSGAKFAYVERVSDAGLLGVRHLTSP
- a CDS encoding FAD-binding oxidoreductase, with translation MGQMIHCPQTVRFVLKAATQLSRVRLPIQSIRGAHSHGTRRGNPSFPQSFSSSWSFTAFGVGVTGLGFSLWQLSQSNSSQVPPAAAQYADEEVMLKGVREISGALGPESVTTDRDDVDLHSYSEVSTSHCAARPVAVVTPKTTEEVSLIARICSKYKIPMIPFGGGSSVEGNFTTPHSGISIDFSQMNKIIALHEDDMDVVVQPGVNWVDLNEKIKESGLFLPMDPSPTAHIGGMVATNCSGTNAVRYGTMKDWVINLTVVLADGSVIKTRHRPRKSSAGYNLNALFTGSEGTLGMITEITLKLAPIPETQSAAVATFSSVRNAVACATKIMRQGIPVAAVELMDEVQMQVINKNGGAGGRLWEEKPTLMFKFSGTEQSVSADIARVEKIISQEGGSAFEFARTEKEMRNLWSARKEAVWAMCAQRPEGTQIWSTDVAVPLSSLPEIIELSKTESSSLGLFSSVLGHVGDGNFHQAVMYDPSDPSQAHGVRECVRKMVRRAVEMEGTVSGEHGIGLGKKECLVEELGPQTIAVMRALKRSLDPHFLMNPGKVFEP